A portion of the Cryptomeria japonica chromosome 5, Sugi_1.0, whole genome shotgun sequence genome contains these proteins:
- the LOC131066199 gene encoding subtilisin-like protease SBT1.7 — protein sequence MRLVAVNPDSATFASIFPGRVKVGALQRSMDIRPGKLERNFVRCCCCSYPGRHVCKMRKLRQGFTVVGAGTLVPTVAVFSSRGPSGGYPFILKPDMIAPGVNILAAVRNDYDFKSGTSMATPHVTGIAALIKVLHPMWSPAATKSALMTSSYIVDNTNQPIADLSTVLEADPFATGAGHIDPEAAVDPGLVYDMEAQDYINFLCFLNYTKQQIALLSNASCPSSTLAVIDLNYPSFTMLLKSDSQSVEVDYSIGYRRNSKAASPMADDRPDRQRRIHRISA from the exons ATGCGACTGGTAGCTGTAAACCCAGACTCTGCAACCTTTGCCAGTATCTTTCCAGGCCGTGTGAAAGTGGGAGCTTTACAACGGAGTATGGACATCCGCCCTGGGAAGCTGgaaaggaattttgtcagatgctGTTGCTGCAgctaccctggtagacatgtatgcaaaatgcgtAAGCTTCGACAAG GCTTCACTGTTGTTGGAGCAGGAACACTTGTTCCCACGGTCGCTGTGTTTTCTTCCCGGGGACCGAGTGGAGGGTATCCATTTATTCTGAAGCCTGATATGATTGCTCCGGGCGTCAACATTTTGGCAGCCGTGCGAAATGATTACGATTTTAAATCGGGGACTTCGATGGCCACCCCTCACGTGACCGGCATTGCAGCGCTGATAAAAGTCTTGCATCCAATGTGGAGCCCCGCCGCCACAAAATCTGCTCTCATGACGTCTTCTTACATTGTTGACAACACAAATCAGCCCATCGCAGATTTATCTACCGTGTTGGAAGCTGACCCCTTTGCTACGGGTGCAGGTCACATAGATCCCGAAGCTGCGGTGGATCCTGGGCTTGTCTACGATATGGAGGCTCAAGACTACATTAACTTTCTATGCTTTCTCAACTACACCAAACAACAAATTGCTCTTCTCTCCAATGCGTCCTGCCCCAGCTCTACTTTGGCTGTCATAGATCTCAATTACCCCTCATTTACCATGCTTTTAAAATCCGACAGTCAATCTGTTGAAGTCGACTACTCCATCGGGTATCGCCGTAACTCCAAAGCTGCATCTCCGATGGCCGATGACAGACCCGATCGTCAAAGGCGAATCCATCGGATATCGGCGTAG
- the LOC131066200 gene encoding subtilisin-like protease SBT1.5, whose protein sequence is MANACLANLVLILAALSAISLSSAEDEQDTRARRPYIIHIVKSAKPSHFTSHQHWYASMLDQLSQSDPNGRELLYTYNTVLHGFAAMLSSAEVEAMESMDGCLAVIPSSVHQLDTTHSPEFLGLSGPSGVWSNFSTYGQDIIVGVIDTGIWPESKSFSDAGLGPVPSRWNGSCQVGQNDFNTTINPTSEYASPRDSNTHGTHVASILAGAEVNVSSSYANGTASGMAPQARLAIYKVCWAKGCSTTDIAAAMDEAVADGVDIISISIGSSDVPFYQSSRAIATFGVIEKGFPVFASMGNREPNSSSLSNPIPWVTTVGFIGINRGRSSQCYVIRMDNVINDNVDNFSTMW, encoded by the exons ATGGCGAATGCTTGTCTTGCCAATTTGGTATTGATCCTGGCTGCTCTCTCTGCCATATCGTTGAGTAGTGCTGAAGATGAACAAGACACACGAGCCCGAAGGCCATACATTATTCACATAGTCAAGTCCGCGAAACCCAGCCATTTTACTTCACACCAGCACTGGTATGCTTCAATGCTTGACCAGCTCTCGCAGTCAGATCCCAATGGAAGGGAGTTGTTATATACGTATAATACTGTCTTGCATGGGTTTGCTGCGATGCTGAGCAGCGCAGAGGTTGAAGCCATGGAGAGTATGGACGGGTGCTTAGCTGTAATTCCGTCCTCTGTTCATCAACTTGACACCACGCATTCACCTGAGTTCCTGGGCCTTTCCGGCCCCTCTGGAGTGTGGTCGAATTTCTCCACTTACGGCCAAGATATCATCGTGGGCGTGATTGATACAGGCATATGGCCTGAGAGCAAAAGCTTCAGTGATGCAGGTCTTGGACCCGTTCCCTCTAGATGGAATGGCAGTTGTCAAGTCGGGCAGAAT GACTTCAATACTACCATTAATCCAACCTCGGAGTACGCATCTCCTCGAGACAGCAATACCCATGGAACACATGTAGCTTCTATTCTTGCGGGAGCTGAGGTGAATGTTTCCAGTTCGTATGCCAACGGAACAGCGAGTGGAATGGCCCCTCAAGCCAGGCTGGCCATCTACAAAGTCTGCTGGGCAAAGGGTTGCAGCACCACTGACATAGCCGCTGCGATGGATGAAGCAGTTGCTGATGGAGTTGACATCATTTCAATCTCAATCGGTTCATCAGACGTGCCTTTTTACCAGAGCTCAAGAGCCATTGCAACATTCGGGGTCATAGAAAAGGGTTTTCCTGTTTTTGCCTCGATGGGAAACAGAGAACCAAATTCATCTAGTCTGAGTAACCCAATACCATGGGTTACGACTGTAGGTTTTATAGGGATCAATCGAGGCAGGTCCAGCCAGTGCTACGTG ATAAGAATGGACAATGTGATAAATGACAATGTTGATAACTTCTCGACAATGTGGTAA